The sequence below is a genomic window from Microbacterium abyssi.
GGGGTAGATCGCGTGGTCGAGCAGCACGAGCACGTCGAGCGGGTCGCCGTCCTCGCCGAGCGTGTTGTCGAAGTAGCCGTAGTCGGCCGGGTAACCGAAGGTCGTGTACAGAACGCGGTCGAGGTGGACCCGCCCGGTCTCGTGGTCGACCTCGTACTTGACGCGGCTGCCGCGCGGAATCTCGATGACGGCGTCGTGTGCGCCCATGCGTGTGCTCCTCAGAAATGACGGTTGGATGCCGCGGACAAGCCTACCTGCGTGCGCGCAGCAGCAGTTTCTCGAGCGGGTCCGACAGCGCGACCAGCAACAGCGCGAAGTACCCGATGCAGGGGAGCGGTGTCCATCTGACCGAGCATCGCCGTCGGCACCGGCAGCCACACGATGGTCAGCATCCATGCGACTGTGATCCACAGCAGCGCTGCCCGCTGTGCTCGACGAGGAATTCGCCGGTGTCCGTGCCGGCGTCCGCTGCCTCCGAGACCGACTCCAGCAACGGCAGGATCAGCAGGGTCATCGCGATCGCCACAACGGCATCGACGAACGCCTTCAATCGCTCCGGTGCGAACGTCGCCTGGTCGGTCACCCGCTCAGAGTACGACCGTGAGGGACGCCGATGGTAGGGGGAGCCCGGTGTCGTAGCGTTGGAGGATGCCATCGCTTCCGCCCGCCGTCGCAGAGATCCGCCTCGCCGTACGCACCGCGCTCACGAGTCTCCCGGACGGGGTGACGGTCATCGTCGCGCTCTCCGGCGGCGCGGACTCGCTCGCGCTCGCTGCCGCGACCGCGTTCGAGGCGCGCTCGCGGGGGATGCAGGTGCTGAGCGCCACGATCGATCACGGGTTGCAGGACGGGTCGCCGGATGCCGCGGCATCCGCTGCCTCGAAGGCGGAGTCCCTCGGCATCCGGGCGCGGGCCGAGCGGGTGCAGGTGGATGCAGAATCGGATGCCGGCACCGAGGCGGCTGCTCGCGACGCGCGCTACGCCGCGCTCCGCCGCATCGCGACGGACGAGCGTGCTGCGGCCGTCCTGCTGGGCCACACGCTCGACGATCAAGCCGAGACCGTGCTGCTCGGCCTCGCCCGCGGCTCCGGTGCCGCGAGTCTGCAGGGCATGGCGGCGCGTCGGGAGGACGAGGACGGCACGGTGTGGCTGCGACCGATGCTCGGGGTGCGCCGGGTGACGACCGAGGCCTTCTGCACAGCATCCGACCTCGAACCGTGGCACGATCCGCACAACCGTGAGCACCGCTTCGCGCGCGTGCGGGTGCGCGAGAGCGTGATGCCCGTCCTCGAGTCGGAGCTCGGGCCCGGCGTCGCGGAGGCCCTCGCCCGCACCGCCGAGCAGCTGCGGGAGGATGCCGAGGCGTTCGACGAGATCATCCACGAGACGATCGAGGACATCGTCGAGCACGCCGAGGCCGGCATCTCCGTCAGCGTTCCAGCGCTCGCCGCGAACCCCGCAGCGCTGCGCAACCGGATCATCCGCCTCGTCGCGCACAGCGAGTTCGGTGCGAGCCTCACTCGCACCCAGACGCTCGAGGTCGCACGCCTGGTCACCGACTGGTCGGGTCAGGGGCCGATCGATCTTCCCGGCTGCTCGGCTGCACGCGTCGACGGGCGAGTCGTGTTCACCGCGCGATAGCGAGGAGCACGGCGAGGAGCCGAAGCGGCCACTTCCCACCGAACAGGCCGCCCAGCAGATCGCCGATCCCGCCGCGAGACGCCGAATTGCCGAACCCACGGGATCCGTCACCTAAAATCGAGTCATGCGTGCGGCTGAGATCCAGGATGACCTTGCAGAGATCCTCATCACAGAGGAGGAGATCAAAGCGAAGCTCGAAGAGCTCGCAGCTCAGGTGACGAAGGACTACGAAGGCAAGGACCTGCTCCTGGTCGGCGTCCTCAAGGGCGCCGTGATGGTGATGGCCGATTTCGCCCGCGCACTTCCCGTCCACGCGCCGATGGACTGGATGGCGGTGTCGAGCTACGGCTCCAGCACGAAGTCGAGCGGTGTCGTCCAGATCCGCAAGGACCTCGACACCGATCTGCACGGCAAGCACGTGCTCATCGTCGAAGACATCATCGACTCCGGTCTCACCCTCAGCTGGCTGCTCGAGAACTTCGAGTCGCGCGGCCCCGAGTCGCTCGAGGTGCTGGCGCTGCTGCGCAAGCCCGACGCCGCGAAGGTCGAGATCGACTGCAAGTACGTCGGATTCGACATCCCCACCGACTTCGTCGTCGGCTACGGCCTCGACTACGACGAGCGCTACCGCAACCTGCGCGACATCGCCGTGCTCGCGCCGCACGTCTACTCCTGACGCCCTCTGTCCCTGACGCCCGACGAGCCGTACGCCGTGGGCGAATCACAGCGGGGCCCAAGGACGCGCGCGATACGCTGAACGGATCATGGACGTGAAGAAGATCACCCGCAACCCACTGCTCTACGTGGTGCTGATCGGTGTGCTGCTGTTCGGCGGGTTCCTGCTGATCTCGAACCTGGGCGCTCCGAAGACGATCACGACGCAGCAGGGTCTCGACCTGCTCGCGGGCGAGACCGTCACCGAGGTCACCACGACAGACGGTGATCAGCGCGTCGACATGACGCTCTCGAAGGCGTTCGAGGACTCCACGCAGGTGCAGTTCTACTACGTCGAGGCGCGTGCGGACGAGGTCGTCTCCGCCATCAACTCCGCCGAGCCCAAGGACGGCTTCAACGACGTCGTACCCCGTGCCACCTGGTTCGACGGGTTCCTCTCTCTGCTCCTTCCGCTCGTGCTGCTCGGCCTGCTGTTCTGGTGGCTCCTCTCGTCCATGCAGGGCGGCGGCGGCAAGGTCATGCAGTTCGGCAAGTCCAAGGCCAAGCTCGTCAGCAAGGAGACGCCGACAGTCACCTTCGCCGACGTCGCCGGCGCCGACGAGGCCATCGAGGAGCTCGAGGAGATCAAGGAGTTCCTCCAGGACCCCGCGAAGTTCCAGGCGATCGGCGCCCGCATCCCGAAGGGCGTGCTGCTGTACGGCCCTCCCGGCACCGGTAAGACCCTTCTCGCGCGCGCGGTCGCCGGTGAGGCCGGTGCTCCGTTCTACTCGATCTCCGGTTCGGACTTCGTCGAGATGTTCGTCGGCGTCGGAGCATCCCGCGTGCGCGACCTGTTCAACCAGGCCAAGGAGAACGCCCCCGCGATCATCTTCATCGACGAGATCGACGCCGTCGGCCGTCACCGTGGCGCCGGCATGGGCGGCGGCAACGACGAGCGCGAGCAGACGCTGAACCAGATGCTCGTCGAGATGGACGGCTTCGACCCGAACGCGAACGTCATCGTGATCGCGGCCACGAACCGTCCCGACATCCTCGACCCCGCGCTGCTGCGCCCCGGCCGCTTCGACCGCCAGATCGGCGTGGATGCTCCGGACCTCAAGGGCCGTCTGCACATCCTCGAGGTGCACTCGAAGGGCAAGCCTCTCTCCAAGAGCGTCGACCTCGAGGTCGTCGCCCGCAAGACGCCGGGATTCACCGGCGCCGATCTCGCCAACGTCCTCAACGAGGCAGCCCTGCTGACGGCGCGCTCGAACGCACAGCTGGTCGACAACCGTGCTCTCGACGAGGCCATCGACCGCGTGATCGCCGGCCCGCAGCGCCGCACCCGCGTCATGAAGGATCGCGAGAAGCTCATCACGGCGTACCACGAGGGCGGTCACGCGCTGGCCGCGGCGGCGATGAACTACACCGACCCCGTGACCAAGATCACGATCCTGCCGCGCGGCAAGGCGCTCGGATACACGATGGTCATGCCGGTCGACGACAAGTACTCCGTCACCCGCAACGAACTGCAGGACCAGCTCACCTACGCCATGGGCGGACGCGTCGCGGAGGAGCTCGTCTTCCACGACCCGACCACCGGCGCATCGAACGACATCGAGAAGGCCACCGGCATCGCCCGCAAGATGGTCATCGAGTACGGCATGACCACCGAACTCGGGCCGGTCAAGCTCGGCTCCGAGGGCGGCGAACCGTTCGCGGGTCGCGACATGGGCCGCGGCCGCGAGTACTCCGAGTCGGTTGCCGAGCGCGTCGACGTCGAGGTGCGCGGACTGATCGAGCAGGCGCACGACGAGGCGTACCAGGTGATCAGCGACAACCGAGACATCCTCGACCGCCTGGCTCTCGCGCTGCTCGAGGAGGAGACGCTCGACCACAACCAGATCGCCGAGATCTTCAAGGACGTGCGCAAGCTTCCGGAGCGCCCGCTGTGGCTGTCGAGCTCCGACCGTCCGGTGTCCGATCGCCCGCCGATCGAGATGCCCAAGCGCGTGGTCCCCGCCGACGCCGCGGCATCCGTCGACGGCTCGGCGGACGCGACGGCGCTGCGCGGCGCCACCGGCGGCGCTCCCGCCTCTGGTCAGGCGCGCCCGGCGACGGCCTGATCGTGGCCGTCGACCGGGAACGGATCGAGCGGCTGACACGAGAGCTGCTCGAGGCGATCGGCGAGGACCCCGACCGGCCGGGTCTCAAGCAGACGCCGGCGCGCGTCGCCGAGTTGTACGACGAGTTCTTCTCGGGCGTCGGTGAGGATGCGGCATCCCCCCTCGCCCGCACCATCAGCGTCTCTCGGGGCCCCGCCCCTGAGACCCTGCCCTCCGGGGCCGTCCTGCTGCGCGACATCCGCTTCCGCTCCGTGTGCGAGCACCATCTGCTGCCCTTCGCCGGTCACGCGCACATCGCCTACCAGCCCGGTGAACAGGTCGTCGGGCTCGGCGCGCTCGTCCGCGTCGTCGAGACCATCGCGGCACGCCCGCAGGTGCAGGAGCGCCTCGGCGAGCAGATCGCCGACACGATCGCCGAGCACCTTGACACGCGCGGGGTGCTCGTCGTGCTGGATGCCGTGCACGGATGCGTCACGATGCGGGGCGGACGTCAGACGGATGCCTCGACCCTCACCATCGCGGCACGCGGCGAGTACACCGACCCTGTCGCGCGCGCAGAACTGATCGCTCTCATCGGATCCCTCCGACCGGCTCAGGGAGCGGAACGGTGACCGTGATCTGGGGAATCGTCAACGTCACCACCGACTCGTTCAGCGACGGCGGCCGGTACATCGATCCGGAGCGCGCGATCGCGCACGGATTGGCACTGCAGGATGCCGGGGCGACCATCCTCGACATCGGCGGGGAGTCCACGCGCCCCGGCTCCGAGCGCGTCGAGCCGGCGGTCGAGCAGCAGCGCGTGGTCCCGGTGATCCAGGAGCTCGCCGCGCGCGGCATCGCCGTGAGCATCGACACCCTGAACGCCTCCACGGCCGCCGCGGCCGTCCGGGCCGGCGCCCGCATCGTCAACGACGTCTCCGGTGGTCTTGCCGACCCCGAGATGCGCGCGGCCGTCGCCGAGTCCGGCGCCGACTTCGCCATCGGTCACTGGCGCGGCCCGTCCACCGACATGTACGCGCGCGCGGAGTACCGGCGGGCATCGCGGGAGGTCGCAGGTGAGCTGCGCGAGCGCGTCGGCGAGGCCGCGGCCGCCGGCATCGCCCCCTCTCGCATCATCCTCGACCCCGGCATCGGCTTCGCGAAAGCGGGCGACCAGAACTGGGACGTGCTGCGCGGACTCGACGACATCACCGCCCTCGGCCATCGCGTGCTCATCGGCACCTCGCGCAAGCGCTTCCTCGCAGAGGCACTCGGCGGCGGCGAGGTGTCCGAGGAGCGTCGTGACCTCGCCACCGCCGTCACGAGCGCCCTTGCCGTCCGCCACGATGTCTGGGCGGTGCGCGTCCACAACGTCGCCGCGACCCGTGACGCCCTGGCGATCGCTCACGCGTGGGAGGGCTGAGATGACGCGCCAGGAGATGACGAGCGACGAGATCCGCCTCACGGGCCTCACCGTCTTCGGTCGGCACGGCGTCTTCGCGCACGAGCGCGAGAACGGGCAGGAGTTCACGATCGATCTGAGCCTGCAGCTGTCGCTGGCGGATGCCGCGGCATCCGACGACGTCGCCGACACCGTGCACTACGGCGAGCTCGCCGAGAGCGTCGCCGCGGTCGTGGCCGGTGAACCGGTGAACCTCATCGAGACGCTCGCGCAACGAATCGCGGACGTCGCACTCGGCGACCGGCGGGTCCGCGCCGTCGAAGTCACCGTCCACAAGCCGCACGCCCCGATCCCGCTGACGTTCGCGGACGTCGCCGTCACACTCCGCCGCGCTCGCACCGAGGAGGCCTGATGGTCCGGATGCCTCCGATGCCGGCACCCGACCCGCGGCCGGGCCGCGATGCGGTCGAGGCGGTCATCGCCCTCGGAGCGAACCTCGGAGATCGCACCGAGACCATCCGGCGGGCGGCCGCGCGCATCGCCCGCCTGCCCCTCGTCGACGACCTGCGCCTGTCCGATCTGCACGAGACGGTCGCCGTCCGCCTGGACGGTCCGGATCCCGACGCGCCGAGCTACGTGAACGCCGTGGCGCTGATGACCACCCGGCTCGCGCCGCAGGTGCTGCTCGGGCTGCTGCACGCCATCGAGGAGGAACACGGCCGCGAGCGCCGCGAGCGCTGGGGTGACCGTACGCTCGACCTCGACCTCATCGCTTACGGCGGGCTGCGATCCGACGATCCGCACGTGCTGCTCCCGCACCCGCGCGCAGCCGAGCGGCTGTTCGTGCTCGAGCCGTGGCTGAGCCTCGACCCCGATGCCGCGATCCCCGGCCGCGGGCGCGTCGCCGATCTGATCGAGGCCCTGCGCCGATGAAGCGCACCTCGGCGCTCGCCCTCATCCTCCTGGCCCTGGCCGGAGGAGGGATCGGCTATCTCATCGACCACCTGCTCACAGTCGGCGGACGGGCGACGTTCTCACCGTCAGGGTTCCTGCCGCTGCTTCTGCTCGTGCTCGCGGCATCCGTGATCACCCTTGCGTGGCCTGTGCGGCGAAGTGTGCGCGGGCCGTCGCGCGCGCGTATCGACCCGTTCCGCGCGATGCGTGTGGCGACCCTGGCACGTGCATCCAGCCTGCTCGGCGCGATCATGACGGGATTCGGATCCGGACTGCTGGCGTTCCTCCTGTCGCGTCCCGTCGCACCCCAGGTAGGGTCGGTTGTGGCGATGGCGGCGCTCGTGGCGAGTTCGCTCGCACTCGTTGTCGCAGCCCTCGTCGCCGAACAGTTCTGCACCCTGCCGAAGGATCCTGATGACAGACAGCCAGATGACCCCGCCGGAGCCGACGGGAGCTGATCGGCCGCAGCCCGCTGCCGCCCCCGTTCTCGACGAGGGCACCTATGAGCAGCTGCGCGAGCCGCGAGGCGCCGGACGTCTCGCACTCGATGGCCGATGGCACCAGATCTCGCCGCGCTACGTCACCTCGCAGTTCCTGCAGAACGGCCTCGTTCTCGCGCTCCTGGTCATCGTGGTGCTGGTGCTGACGCTCGTGCTGGACCAGACCTGGGCGTGGATCCCCGGGGGCATCCTCGCTGCGGTCATCCTCGTGACGCTGGCGATCCTGCCGCGCCAGGCGAGGGCGATCGGCTACATGCTGCGTGAGGACGACATCGTGTTCCGCAAGGGCATCCTCTGGCAGCGCATCATCGCCGTCCCCTACGGCAGGATGCAGCTCGTCGATATCACGCACGGGCCGCTCGATCGCGCATTCGGCGTCGCCCAGCTGAAGATGGTCACCGCGGCCGCGACCACCGGCGTGCAGATCCCCGGACTCACGCAGGCCGCGGCCGAGTCGCTGCGCGACACGCTGATCGACGTCGCCGAGACGCGCCGGACGGGCCTGTGAGCACGCCCGAGCAGCCGGAGCAGTTCGCGGGACAGGCGCCCGCACAACCGCCGCTGCCGCCCGTCCCCGAGCCGCCCGCCGACGTCGACTCGCTCGCGGACGGCGAATGGCATCGCCTGCACCCGCTGACACCGCTGTTCAAGGGCGGACTGGTGCTGATCATCGTGGCGGGCATCGTGCTCAACAGCTTCCGCGATCGCATCATCTACTGGATGGTCAACGCATTCGCGCCGCAGGCGCACGTCGAGGACTACTCGGCCGGAGACCCGGTCGACTGGGTGCTGTCGAACAATTTCATCCTGATCGCACTGCTCATCGTGCTCGGCGTGCTGATCGTGCTGATCGCGGCGTTCTGGATGGTGTGGCGGTTCCAGCAGTTCCGCATCTCGGAGGAGCACGTCGAGGTGCGCAAGGGCATCATCTTCCGGTCGCAGCGGCGTGCGCCCCTCGACCGCGTGCAGGGCGTGAACCTCACGAGACCGTTCCCCGCCCGCCTGATCGGCATGGCCAAGCTCGAGGTGGTCGGCGCAGGCACCGACGCGAACGTCCCGCTGGAGTACCTGTCGACCCCCAAGGCCGAGAGCGTGCGCGCGGACATCCTGCGCCTGGCATCCGGCGCTCGTGCGGCCCGCGCCGCCCGGCAGCGCGGAACGCAGGACGCTCCGGCCGGCACCCGCCGCTCCCAGCTCGTCGGTTCGATGAACACCGGCGTGAGCGGACTCATCGAAGGTGTCGACCTCGCCGACGTCGCGCCTGAGAGCGTCGTCAAGATCCCCACAGGGCGCCTCGTCGGATCGCAGCTGCTGGCGGGCCTGCTGTGGCTGGTGTTCTTCCTGGTGCTGTTCGGCATCACGATGGCGTTCACCGTGCCGGCGATCCTGGCCGACGGCGGCCCCGATGCCGGGTTCGGGATCCTCGGTGTCGCGCTCGGCATCGGCATCCCGTTCGTTATCGCCGCCGTGGCGATCACCTGGGCGCAGATCTCGAAGTCGCTGCGCTACTCGATCGCGCCGACGCCGGACGGTGTGCGCATCACCTATGGGCTGTTCACGACGATCACCGAGACCATCCCGCCGGGGCGCATCTTCGCCGTCGAGGTCACGCAGTCGATGCTGTGGCGCCCGTTCGGGTGGTGGGCGATCAAGATCAACCGCATGAGCGGCAAGAGCCTCGCGCAGCAGCAGTCGAGCACCGCGCAGCAGTTCAACATCGTGCTGCCGGTCGGCGTCGCCGCCGACGTGCAGCGGGTGCTCGGGCTGATCCTGCCCGATCTGCCGGAGGCCGACCTGCCACTGGTGTGGGAGCACGGAATCCAGGGCCCGCAGAAGCAGGGCGAGGATCCGTACCGGACCATGGCCCGACGCGCCTGGTGGCGCCGGCCCTTCTCCTGGAAGCGGCACGGCCTCGCCGTCACCGATTTCGGAATGCTGCTGCGCCGAGGCAACCTGTGGCGCAAGCTGGCGGTGTTCCCGCTGGTCCGGCTGCAGGGCATCTCCGCGGAGCAGGGTCCGATCGACCGGCTGCAGAAGGTGGCGGCGCTGAAGGCGCACAGTGTCACGGGGCCCGTGCTCGGCGAGATCGTCGGCATCGAGAGCGTCGAGGTCAATGCCGCTGTGAACGACATCGCGCATCGTGCCTCGGTCGCCGTACAGCGCGACCACAGCCACCGGTGGGCGATGGAGATCGAGGCGGAGGCGCCCGGTGCCGCGGAACCAGGAACGCAGGCGCCCGAGACCGTGGCGCCCGTCGAGATGGAGGCGCAGGTCCGGACCGAGGAGCCGCGTGAGTCGTGACGGCCGTCTCGGCGTCGGCATCGTCGGCGCCGGCCGCGTCGGACCTGTGATCGGTGCAGCGCTCGGCGGGGCCGGACACGCGATCACCGGCATCACCAGCGGATCGGACGACGACCGGGTCGCGGGGATCCTCCCCGGCGTGCCGGTGCTCGACGCCCCGGAAGTGCTGCGCCGAAGTGAACTGGTGATCCTGGCAGTCCCGCACGATGAGCTTCCGGGACTTGTGAGCGGACTCGCCGATCTGGGCGCGTGGCAGCCCGGGCAGCTCGTGCTGCACACCGATCCGGCCTACGGCATCGCGGTGCTGGAGCCCGCGCAGCGGTCGGGCGCGATCCCGCTCGCCGTGCATCCCGCGATCTCGTTCACCGGCACCTCGATCGACCTCCGCCAGCTGCAGGCCGGGTTCGCCGCGGTCACGGCACCCGCGCCGGTGCTGCCGATCGCGCAGGCGCTCGCGGTCGAGCTCGGCTGCGAGCCGGTCGTCATCGACGAGGAGGACCGTGCGGCGTACGCGGAGGCGATCGCGACGGCATCCGAGTTCTCCCGCGCCATCATCGGCCAGTCGACGTCGCTGCTGCGCGGCATCGGGATCGAGAACCCGGGCGGGTACCTGTC
It includes:
- the folE gene encoding GTP cyclohydrolase I; protein product: MAVDRERIERLTRELLEAIGEDPDRPGLKQTPARVAELYDEFFSGVGEDAASPLARTISVSRGPAPETLPSGAVLLRDIRFRSVCEHHLLPFAGHAHIAYQPGEQVVGLGALVRVVETIAARPQVQERLGEQIADTIAEHLDTRGVLVVLDAVHGCVTMRGGRQTDASTLTIAARGEYTDPVARAELIALIGSLRPAQGAER
- the hpt gene encoding hypoxanthine phosphoribosyltransferase, coding for MRAAEIQDDLAEILITEEEIKAKLEELAAQVTKDYEGKDLLLVGVLKGAVMVMADFARALPVHAPMDWMAVSSYGSSTKSSGVVQIRKDLDTDLHGKHVLIVEDIIDSGLTLSWLLENFESRGPESLEVLALLRKPDAAKVEIDCKYVGFDIPTDFVVGYGLDYDERYRNLRDIAVLAPHVYS
- the tilS gene encoding tRNA lysidine(34) synthetase TilS encodes the protein MPSLPPAVAEIRLAVRTALTSLPDGVTVIVALSGGADSLALAAATAFEARSRGMQVLSATIDHGLQDGSPDAAASAASKAESLGIRARAERVQVDAESDAGTEAAARDARYAALRRIATDERAAAVLLGHTLDDQAETVLLGLARGSGAASLQGMAARREDEDGTVWLRPMLGVRRVTTEAFCTASDLEPWHDPHNREHRFARVRVRESVMPVLESELGPGVAEALARTAEQLREDAEAFDEIIHETIEDIVEHAEAGISVSVPALAANPAALRNRIIRLVAHSEFGASLTRTQTLEVARLVTDWSGQGPIDLPGCSAARVDGRVVFTAR
- a CDS encoding DUF3180 domain-containing protein, whose amino-acid sequence is MKRTSALALILLALAGGGIGYLIDHLLTVGGRATFSPSGFLPLLLLVLAASVITLAWPVRRSVRGPSRARIDPFRAMRVATLARASSLLGAIMTGFGSGLLAFLLSRPVAPQVGSVVAMAALVASSLALVVAALVAEQFCTLPKDPDDRQPDDPAGADGS
- a CDS encoding DUF2520 domain-containing protein, with product MSRDGRLGVGIVGAGRVGPVIGAALGGAGHAITGITSGSDDDRVAGILPGVPVLDAPEVLRRSELVILAVPHDELPGLVSGLADLGAWQPGQLVLHTDPAYGIAVLEPAQRSGAIPLAVHPAISFTGTSIDLRQLQAGFAAVTAPAPVLPIAQALAVELGCEPVVIDEEDRAAYAEAIATASEFSRAIIGQSTSLLRGIGIENPGGYLSALVQSTVETALREASDPPAI
- a CDS encoding PH domain-containing protein; protein product: MSTPEQPEQFAGQAPAQPPLPPVPEPPADVDSLADGEWHRLHPLTPLFKGGLVLIIVAGIVLNSFRDRIIYWMVNAFAPQAHVEDYSAGDPVDWVLSNNFILIALLIVLGVLIVLIAAFWMVWRFQQFRISEEHVEVRKGIIFRSQRRAPLDRVQGVNLTRPFPARLIGMAKLEVVGAGTDANVPLEYLSTPKAESVRADILRLASGARAARAARQRGTQDAPAGTRRSQLVGSMNTGVSGLIEGVDLADVAPESVVKIPTGRLVGSQLLAGLLWLVFFLVLFGITMAFTVPAILADGGPDAGFGILGVALGIGIPFVIAAVAITWAQISKSLRYSIAPTPDGVRITYGLFTTITETIPPGRIFAVEVTQSMLWRPFGWWAIKINRMSGKSLAQQQSSTAQQFNIVLPVGVAADVQRVLGLILPDLPEADLPLVWEHGIQGPQKQGEDPYRTMARRAWWRRPFSWKRHGLAVTDFGMLLRRGNLWRKLAVFPLVRLQGISAEQGPIDRLQKVAALKAHSVTGPVLGEIVGIESVEVNAAVNDIAHRASVAVQRDHSHRWAMEIEAEAPGAAEPGTQAPETVAPVEMEAQVRTEEPRES
- a CDS encoding PH domain-containing protein, coding for MTDSQMTPPEPTGADRPQPAAAPVLDEGTYEQLREPRGAGRLALDGRWHQISPRYVTSQFLQNGLVLALLVIVVLVLTLVLDQTWAWIPGGILAAVILVTLAILPRQARAIGYMLREDDIVFRKGILWQRIIAVPYGRMQLVDITHGPLDRAFGVAQLKMVTAAATTGVQIPGLTQAAAESLRDTLIDVAETRRTGL
- a CDS encoding TMEM175 family protein encodes the protein MTDQATFAPERLKAFVDAVVAIAMTLLILPLLESVSEAADAGTDTGEFLVEHSGQRCCGSQSHGC
- the folP gene encoding dihydropteroate synthase, with amino-acid sequence MTVIWGIVNVTTDSFSDGGRYIDPERAIAHGLALQDAGATILDIGGESTRPGSERVEPAVEQQRVVPVIQELAARGIAVSIDTLNASTAAAAVRAGARIVNDVSGGLADPEMRAAVAESGADFAIGHWRGPSTDMYARAEYRRASREVAGELRERVGEAAAAGIAPSRIILDPGIGFAKAGDQNWDVLRGLDDITALGHRVLIGTSRKRFLAEALGGGEVSEERRDLATAVTSALAVRHDVWAVRVHNVAATRDALAIAHAWEG
- the ftsH gene encoding ATP-dependent zinc metalloprotease FtsH, which translates into the protein MDVKKITRNPLLYVVLIGVLLFGGFLLISNLGAPKTITTQQGLDLLAGETVTEVTTTDGDQRVDMTLSKAFEDSTQVQFYYVEARADEVVSAINSAEPKDGFNDVVPRATWFDGFLSLLLPLVLLGLLFWWLLSSMQGGGGKVMQFGKSKAKLVSKETPTVTFADVAGADEAIEELEEIKEFLQDPAKFQAIGARIPKGVLLYGPPGTGKTLLARAVAGEAGAPFYSISGSDFVEMFVGVGASRVRDLFNQAKENAPAIIFIDEIDAVGRHRGAGMGGGNDEREQTLNQMLVEMDGFDPNANVIVIAATNRPDILDPALLRPGRFDRQIGVDAPDLKGRLHILEVHSKGKPLSKSVDLEVVARKTPGFTGADLANVLNEAALLTARSNAQLVDNRALDEAIDRVIAGPQRRTRVMKDREKLITAYHEGGHALAAAAMNYTDPVTKITILPRGKALGYTMVMPVDDKYSVTRNELQDQLTYAMGGRVAEELVFHDPTTGASNDIEKATGIARKMVIEYGMTTELGPVKLGSEGGEPFAGRDMGRGREYSESVAERVDVEVRGLIEQAHDEAYQVISDNRDILDRLALALLEEETLDHNQIAEIFKDVRKLPERPLWLSSSDRPVSDRPPIEMPKRVVPADAAASVDGSADATALRGATGGAPASGQARPATA
- the folB gene encoding dihydroneopterin aldolase; protein product: MTRQEMTSDEIRLTGLTVFGRHGVFAHERENGQEFTIDLSLQLSLADAAASDDVADTVHYGELAESVAAVVAGEPVNLIETLAQRIADVALGDRRVRAVEVTVHKPHAPIPLTFADVAVTLRRARTEEA
- the folK gene encoding 2-amino-4-hydroxy-6-hydroxymethyldihydropteridine diphosphokinase; its protein translation is MVRMPPMPAPDPRPGRDAVEAVIALGANLGDRTETIRRAAARIARLPLVDDLRLSDLHETVAVRLDGPDPDAPSYVNAVALMTTRLAPQVLLGLLHAIEEEHGRERRERWGDRTLDLDLIAYGGLRSDDPHVLLPHPRAAERLFVLEPWLSLDPDAAIPGRGRVADLIEALRR